AGTGCCAGGCCCAGCGCCGCGGCGATGAGGAAGGTGCCGCTGAGACGCCGGCGCAGGCGGGCCTTTCGGGCATCGGCGAGAGCGCCGCTGAAGCGCCCGGCCAAGAGACCGTAGGCGCCGTCGATCAGCGTGGCGATGACCAGGAACGTCACCGACAGCACCATGAGCTGCGACCCGGGCGCCAGGCCGGGGTCGATAAACTGGGGCAGGAAGGCAACATAAAAAAGCAGCGTCTTGGGATTGGTGGCGGAAACCACGAAACCCTGCCAGAAAATCCGCTGTCGGCCCGGCGGCGGTGCGGCGGGGTCCGGCGGACGCCGCCACTGCTGCAGCCCGAGATAGAGCAGGTACGCCACGCCGGCCCAGCGCAACCAGGCGAAGCCCTCGGCCAGCAGGGAGATCAGC
This Alphaproteobacteria bacterium DNA region includes the following protein-coding sequences:
- a CDS encoding LysE family translocator, whose translation is MVDNELYLAFVLATIVLIVLPGPNVTLIVANSLAAGARAGLLTVAGTSAATALLLAVAALGMSSLISLLAEGFAWLRWAGVAYLLYLGLQQWRRPPDPAAPPPGRQRIFWQGFVVSATNPKTLLFYVAFLPQFIDPGLAPGSQLMVLSVTFLVIATLIDGAYGLLAGRFSGALADARKARLRRRLSGTFLIAAALGLALARKTP